A single genomic interval of Agrobacterium larrymoorei harbors:
- a CDS encoding PAAR-like domain-containing protein: MSIAKISARKCASNVIVSTTPDVCWTPVGSDVVKVGYSSIAFLDTAIRHSTTVRNNGKFDFQLNSRCSKSTGHEPGTKRGVVVPGYLGPAHVEVASYFVFSEGWATCSHRDPAWINRPDPGPVEPQKSQVQAPIILAANDGTPGNNRAQNAQVDAVCRILKLTKDQRQMLHREIGGQNYGFQEIMECAKDMFGK; encoded by the coding sequence ATGAGCATAGCGAAAATCTCCGCCAGAAAATGTGCGTCCAACGTGATTGTCTCGACAACACCCGATGTCTGCTGGACGCCGGTTGGATCGGATGTCGTGAAAGTGGGCTATTCCTCGATTGCTTTTCTGGATACGGCGATCCGCCATTCGACGACAGTTCGAAATAACGGTAAATTCGATTTTCAGCTGAATTCTCGCTGCTCTAAATCGACGGGCCATGAACCGGGCACGAAGAGAGGCGTCGTCGTTCCCGGCTATCTTGGCCCTGCGCACGTAGAAGTAGCCTCATATTTCGTGTTTTCGGAAGGATGGGCAACCTGTAGCCACAGAGATCCGGCCTGGATCAATCGGCCCGATCCGGGGCCTGTGGAGCCGCAGAAGTCGCAGGTGCAGGCACCAATCATATTAGCGGCAAATGACGGAACGCCTGGGAATAACCGAGCTCAAAATGCGCAAGTTGATGCAGTTTGCAGGATACTGAAACTGACAAAAGACCAAAGACAAATGCTTCACAGAGAAATTGGCGGCCAAAATTATGGCTTCCAAGAGATAATGGAATGCGCAAAGGACATGTTTGGAAAATGA